The Imtechella halotolerans DNA window CCTTATGAGTTCTATCAGTTCGCAAAATTCAACACAGATTATAGAAGGAAGAGTATTACTTTCCTCCGGCAAACCTTTTAAAAAGCCTATTGCCATTTCAAATGGTGATACATTAGTATATACTAATAACAAAGGGGGGTTTAGTATTGAAGTAGAAAAAGGATCTGCTATTTTTCCTATAATCCCTTCTGGTTATAGTGTCCAAACCAAATCTTGGTGGCATATCGTCCAAGATTCCAGAAAAGAATATAATTTCATACTGCAAAAAGAAAAAACTTCGACTTCCTTTAAGGTATTAGCTATTGGTGATATACAAATAGGTTCTTCTGAAGAACTACTCTATGCTGCCAATTCTATATTAAAAGAAGTCAATAATAGAGATGATTATGATCTAACCATATACCTTGGTGATTTAGTAAATGATACCCCAGAGTTATTCTCCTCATTAAAAACAATGATTGAAAATACAGAAAAAATGTATCGAGTTGTCTATGGTAACCACGATCGTAACTTTTCGTCCTCACAGGAATCACAAACAGACCTTTTCCGGAACTATTTTGGTCCGGAAAATTATGCTTTCTATAAAAATGGTATATTATTTATTACTTTAAACAGTATTACCCCAAAAGGTTCATACGGCTATGATGAAACCTATCCTAACAACCAATTACGTTTTATATCCCAGCTATTGAAAAATGTACCCAAGAGTACCCCTATTGTAATAAATCAACATGTTCCATTACTTTTTATGACTAACAAGGATTCACTTATTCAGATTCTGGATTCTTTTAAAAAGACGCTGCTATTAAGCGGCCACACCCATACCGTATTTCAAAATTATATTAAAACTCCATCAGGGAATACTATTCATGAGCTTACTGCGGGTGCATCTTGTGGCAATTGGTGGAGAGGGCAAAAAGATTGGGAGGGAACGCCTACTTCACTGATGCAATGTGGAACTCCGAAAGGATACTTTGAAATTGATTTTAATGGAAATGACTATAAACTAACCTACAAAGGCGTAGGGCTTCCAAAAGAAAAACAATCCAGTTTATGGGTTGATACTTACAAAGGATCTCCTACCTCCTTTGTATCAAAAAATAGAGAAATTTATCTAAATGTTTTTGCTGGTTCTGAAAAAACTAAAGTTGAAATTCATATGCCGGATGGGACCATTCTTCCTATGAAAAAAACACGAGAAATGGATCCCTTTGTACACTATATTCAACAAAGTCAAAAAAGTAAAAATGCTCCTGACAAGGATAGTCAAGTTGCTCCATATACAAAACGTAATTCACCCCATCTATGGAAAGTATCACTTCCTGAAACATTACAATCAGGTGGGTATTCCTTAAAATTTACAATAACTGATGAAAAATTAAACCCAATTGAAACATCGTATTGGATTTGGATTGAATAACTAATGTTAAGTGCCTACTTTATGTCCCACCCTTCACCAATTAATTGCAATATGGGATTAAAGTAATCCTATTATTATCTCATACATTTACTCCAAACCAGTACCCTACTAAAGCGGTAAGTACCATAGCTATAGAGCCCCAAAAAGTAATTCGAAACACTGCTTTAATAATGCTTGAACCTCCAGTTTTAGCAGCTAATGCCCCTAAAATCACCAAACAAATGATAGCAATGGTATATTGATAAATAACCATAGAATCCACAGGTAGGAAAATAGCAACTAATAACGGAAACATAGCTCCAAAAGTAAAAGATGCACCCGATGCAAAAGCTGCTTGCAAGGGATGTGCTTGACTTACTTCATTAAGACCTAATTCATCTCTAACATGCGCTCCTAATGCATCATGAGCTGTTAATTGCACAGCTACTTCCATAGCTGATTCTTTAGTTAGTCCACGTTTTTCATAAATTTCTGCCATTCTCTGCAATTCCAATTCTGGCATTTCGTTAAGTTCCATTTTCTCTCGCTCAATATCAGCCTTCTCTATATCAGTCTGAGAACTTACAGAAACATATTCTCCAGCAGCCATAGATAGCGCTCCTGCTACTAGCCCAGCCAATGCAGCTAATACTATTGGTTCTCTGGTATCACTAGCCGCAGCAACTCCAACTGCAATACTAGCCGTTGATAAGATTCCATCATTTGCACCGAGAACTGCTGCTCGGAGCCAATTAATTTTATGTATATAATGAGGTGCAAGATAGTCATCTGGAAGAGGTGAATTCATAGCGTTTTCTATTTATCATAGATACATAAAAATACTAAAAAAACCCTTCTGAAGTATTTAACACAAGGGTTTTTTTTAAGATCATAAGATATTCAAAAATCACATTACATGGTGATTTGAAAATTGATCCAAAACCTCATCAAATGTTTGAAATACATCTGTAGATGCATCAAATGTAACCATTTTCTGACGATATTCTTTAAAATTAGGAATTCCTTTAAAATAGTTAGTATAATGACGACGAGTTTCAAAAACACCTAACTTCTCACCCTTCCATTCTATGGCCCATGTTAGGTGATTCCGAGCCGCTTCAACTCTATCATTAATAGTTGGTGTAGCAAGTTTTTCACCAGTTTTGAAAAAATGTTTAATTTCATTAAAAATCCATGGGTAGCCAATAGCAGCACGACCAATCATGATTCCATCTACCCCGTATTTATTTCTATACTCTAAGGCCTTTTCTGGTGTATCTACATCACCATTTCCAAAAATTGGAATATGAATTCTAGGATTATTTTTAACACGTGCAATATGAGACCAATCCGCCTCTCCCTTATAAAGCTGGGCACGTGTACGGCCATGAATTGAAAGTGCTTGAACACCGATATCCTGAAGTCGTTCTGCTACCTCATCAATATTTATAGAATTTTCATCCCAACCTAAACGAGTTTTTACAGTTACTGGTAAATGAGTACTATCTATAACTGCCTTGGTTAGTCGTACCATTAGGTCTATATCTTTAAGTACGCCAGCTCCAGCACCTTTGCAAACAACCTTTTTTACAGGACAACCAAAATTAATATCCAAAACATCTGGTTGTACAGTTTCAACAATCTTGGCACTCATTGCCATTGCCTCCTCATCACCTCCAAAAATCTGAATACCAACAGGTCGTTCATAATCAAATATATCAAGCTTCTGTTTACTTTTAATGGCATCACGAATTAAACCTTCAGAGGAAATAAATTCGCTATACAACATATCAGCTCCGTGCATTTTACATAAACGACGAAACGGCGGATCACTTACATCTTCCATGGGTGCCAATAGCAGCGGAAACTCCCCTAACGAAACATTACCAATCTTTACCACTTACTTAGGTTTTTAAAGGACAAAGATAAAGCTTTTAAAAAAATGAGGGATGATTAGTCTTTAATACGGTCTCGCTCTTCAAGTTCCTGCTCTGGCGTATTGACACGTAATCGATAATTTCCAAATTTGTACCGAAACCCTAGCATAAAAGTTCGGGTTTCATACCTTGCTTTATAATTTATTTGTTGATCCAAAAAGGCGGAGCTTGATGTGAAATTGAAACCATCAAAAATATCATCCGCTTTAAAAGTAATAGCAGCTCTTTCCTTCCATAGTGACTTATTAAAACCAATTGAAAATTTACTTCGGGCAGTTGCTACAAAATTTCCGTCATTCATAGGAAAAGTATATAGATAGCTAACCTCCATCCCTAATGATTGATCTTTCAAAAGGGTTAAGTAATTATTAGCCGAAACATACCCTGTCCATCGGTCATTAGGAACTAATTGATTACTGTTTTCTACAGCATAAAATTGTACTTGATTCTTATAATAGGTGGATTCAAGATATAAATACCAAAATCGAGTAATTGGTTTACTTACAATAAAATCAAAGCCATACCCTGTATTATTCTTCATATTGGTAGTTACATATTTAATAATTGCATTGTCATTTTCTAAAAAACTCAACTCCGCCATAGGATGTTCTCTGTGCCTGTAAAATACAGAAAAGGTATAGGCTCCTTTAAAAGTATAATCAAGACTTCCGTAATGCTGAATGGTTGGTTCTAGATATGGACTTCCTGAAGTATATGAATTATCTGTAAGGAAATATTTAAAAGGATTTAAATCTTGATATACCGGACGTTCAATCCTTTTTTTGTATGATAAGGTAAAATCATGGCTATCTGACGCATGATATTTAAATGACGCTGTAGGGAACAAACTAAAATACTCATTTGTGTTTAACTCATCTGTCACCAATTGATGTCCTTCAGTTTGAGTATATTCACCGCGAACCCCTACTGCAATACCCCATTTTTCACTGTTTTTTGAGTAACTAAGATAGGCAGCAGCGTTTTTTTCATCATATAAAAATGTATTTGTATTGTTAGGATCAACGACCTGACTACCATTTATCACATAAAATTGTTGTAAATCACTATCAGTAGAAATAACTATTCCTTTAGCTCCAGTTTCTAATACCCCCCCATTTTCTATTGGTAGTTGGTAATCTAGTTGTGCTGTATATATTTTAATTTGTTGAGTAGATTCGGAATTAAATCGATTATTTCTTATCATCATATTTTCTGGATAGTGATAATTAGTATTCACATCCTGAGTACGATTTCCATCATAATAGGTATGATGTAACAATACAGAGAATTTCTCTCCTTTTTCTCCTTGATGATCATAACCCACACTCAAATTCGCATTTATCTTATCATCTTTGGTTAGGTTTAATGAATTAAAAAGTGAATCCAATTGATTTGCATTATCAAAAGCTTCAGTAGTTGCTTCTGTGCTACGCTTCCAATATGGAGTATAAACTACATTGCCTGATAGAGAAAGTGAACTTTTTTGACCTAGAAGTAAATCCAAATTTAACGAAGCATTATGTGCTTCACTGTTTGTAGAACGATCTATTTCAGATTCCCAATGACCAATTTGATTTCCCTGATTAAGAAATCGGATATCTTCACCATTAAAATGTATATCCTCTCTTGGGCTGTATGAATAATTAGTATAAAAATTAACTTTACTCGTTTTATAAAAATGACTACTTCCCATAAGGTACTTCGCCGCTTCTCCGTAGGTAACTTGTCCGTTAATACTGCCATTATACCCGGTTGCAAGATTTTTACTCATTACAATATTAATGACAGCTCCTCCTTCTGCATCATACTTCGCAGGTGGATTAGTAATCACCTCCACTGACTTTATATGTGTCGCTGGTGTAGTTTCTAGAAGTTGTTGTAATTCAGTAGCTGTTAAATACACCTTTTTATCATTGATAAAAATAATAGGAGTTTCACCCTTAACAGTTAATTTATCTCCCGAAGTAAGCAACTGTGGAGTACTTTGTAAAACATTCCACATAGAGCCGTTAGCGAGAGAAGTGTTTTCTACATTAAAAACCAACCTATCCGCTAGTCGTTCCACCGTAGGTTTATTAGCCGTTACAACAACACCCTCTATTTCATGATAATCTTCTTTTAGAATAATACGTCCTAATTGTACATTTTCCTTTACTTCTACAGGAAAAATTAATTCATTATATCCTACAAAGCTTATTTTAATTAGGTATCCTCCTGGATATAAGGACGATATCTCAAAGTTGCCATACTCTTCTGTAAAAGTTCCTTTAATATAGGAAGAATCTACAGCCTTAAGTAGCAAAACAGTCCCAAAAGAAACTGGTTTACGTTGTTCATCAAGAACTTTACCACTTATTGTATATTCTTGACCGTAAGCAAAAAGGGCCAAGCAATACATTACTATTGCAAGAACCCTAGTTTTTATGGTGAAATTCATAAATATAAAGTGTTCTATTAAGGTGATAAAACCCTATAAAATTGATTAGATTTCGGTTAGTTAGTTGGGTAAATTTAACATAAATTTTTGATTTACCTAATTTTGAATTTCAGAAAGAAACTGAAAGTCAGTTAAGTTCATTTCAATAAATTAGATAAAAGTCTCCCGGATTTAATTTCACTGTTTGCAAAAACGACTTCAATACTGAGGAAATACCCTATATTTGCAAATTCATTGAATTGTATATATGAAACACATTCGCAATTTTTGCATTATTGCCCATATTGACCATGGTAAGAGTACCTTGGCTGACCGATTGTTGGACTTCACAGGTTCTGTTACTGAACGAGAAAAACAAGACCAACTATTGGATAGTATGGATTTGGAACGTGAGCGTGGTATCACTATAAAAAGCCATGCAATCCAAATGGAGTATACCTATAAAGGTGAGCAGTATATTCTTAACCTAATTGATACTCCTGGTCACGTTGACTTTTCCTATGAGGTTTCTCGTTCAATTGCAGCTTGCGAAGGTGCATTACTTATTGTAGATGCCGCCCAAAGTATTCAAGCGCAGACCATATCCAATCTTTATTTGGCTCTAGAAAATGACTTAGAGATTATTCCCATTCTTAATAAAATAGATCTACCTAGTGCCAACCCTGAGGAGGTTAGTGATGATATAGTTGATCTATTGGGATGTAAACATGAAGATATCATTCCTGCAAGTGGTAAAACTGGCTTAGGAGTTGATAAAATATTAGAGGCTATTATCGAGAGAATTCCAGCTCCTAAGGGTAATCCTGATGAACCTCTACAAGCACTTATTTTTGATTCGGTTTATAACCCCTTCAGAGGTGTAGAGACCTACTTCCGAGTAATGAATGGTGAAATAAAGAAAGGACAAAAGATTAAGTTTGTAGCCACAGGTAAAACATATTTTGCAGATGAAGTTGGAACCTTAAAACTTACTCAACATCCTAAAAATGCTGTTAAAACTGGAGATGTTGGATATCTTATTACAGGTATTAAAGATGCTAGAGAAGTAAAAGTAGGAGATACTATTACAGACGCTCTTAATCCCACTATTAATGCCATTGAAGGTTTTGAAAATGTAAAACCAATGGTTTTTGCTGGAATTTACCCTGTTGATACCGAAGATTATGAAGAACTTAGATCTTCAATGGAAAAATTACAGCTAAACGACGCCTCTCTAGTATTTACTCCTGAGAGTTCCGCTGCTCTAGGTTTTGGTTTCCGTTGTGGTTTTCTTGGAATGCTGCATCTTGAAATCATTCAAGAACGTTTAGAACGAGAATTTGATATGACTGTAATTACTACAGTCCCCAACGTAAGTTATCAAGCCTATACCAAAAGAAATCCAGATGAAGTAATTATTGTTAATAACCCTTCTGATTTACCAGAACCAACATTACTGGATAGAGTTGAAGAACCCTTTATTAAAGCAACGATTATCACAAAATCAGACTTTGTTGGGAATGTAATGAGTTTATGTATAGAGAAGCGTGGTATTATAACAAACCAAACCTATCTGACTCCTGAACGTGTAGAACTGAATTTTGACATGCCATTAGCAGAAATAGTTTTTGATTTCTATGATCGATTGAAAACCGTTTCGAAAGGCTATGCTTCATTTGATTATAGCCCTATAGGCATGCGCGAATCAAAACTTGTTCGGGTCGATGTACTTATTAATGCACATTCCGTGGATGCTCTTTCTGCATTAATTCATGCTGATAATGCCTATAATATTGGTAAAAAAATGTGCGAAAAGCTTCGAGAGCTTATTCCTAGACAACAATTTGACATTCCAATTCAAGCTGCCATTGGTGCGAAAATTATCTCACGAGAAACAATCAAAGCTCTTCGTAAAGATGTTACAGCCAAGTGTTATGGAGGCGATATATCCCGTAAGCGAAAACTTTTAGAGAAGCAGAAAAAAGGGAAAAAGCGTATGCGTCAGGTCGGCAATGTAGAAATTCCGCAACAAGCGTTTATGGCTGTGCTTAAATTAAATGACTAAACTATCTTCTTTTAAATATTAAAAATCGCCCAATTACATTTGGGCGATTTTTTTATGGATAAATAACAATCTTACTATGTGTAGGAAAGTATTTTTCAGATTTAGTGGGTAAATTTTCCATCACATTCAAATGTGAAATAGCTCCTTTGCGAGCCAAAATGATAATAAAGAAGTCGTCTTGTTGGAGGTTTTTAGATAAAATGAAAAAATCTTCCCAATCTTCAAAAAGACAAAATTGATTTACAGTATTAATGCGTAATTGTTTCGTACACTTAACAATTGCTTTTTGAGTTTCTTCATTACAATGATATACTATAGGTAAACTTAATTCTTGTGAAAATCTAGATACCTTAGATACCCATAATCTAAATCCGTTTTCTAATTCAGCAAGTGGAGGAACCACTACAAAAAGCTGTTTATGATTAATTAAGGGACGTTCAAAATCACATATAAAAAGTGTCTTTTCTGTAAGTTGTAAAATACTCTCGATACGTTCACCAATCAATTTTTCTATAAACCCTTTACGCTGTGGCCACCCTAACAAAACTATATCTGCCATTAATTCTCGAGCAGTTCTTGCAATACCACTAGATGCGTTATGATCGATAGTAGCCACAACTTCAGCATTTGTCTCAGAAGCCGCTGCTGTTTTAATATAATTTTCCAGTTTAGTTTTTGCCTTAGAGATATTTTTTTCTGCAGCATCATTATTTGGCACTACTGTCAGAATAGATAGTGGATTTCGTGATTTTTTGTCCTTAATAAGTACGGCAAATTCCAACGCCTTATCCATATTTGCAGTATTGGCTATCGGAAGAAGGATTTGCTCATCTTTTTTATTGGCTTCTTTAAAATCATCCATCCCGCTTTCAGTTTCAACGACACTTTTCTTAGCTGCCTTTTCTGTAGCAAATGATGCTACAATACAAGTTATTAGAATAAGAATAATCGTTCCATTAAGAATATTTTCATCCAAAATTTTTGCTTGATATCCTACTAAGATTACAGCCAAGGTTGCCGCAGCATGTGAACTACTTAATCCAAAAATGATTTGTCTTTGTGTTCGTGAATATTTAAACACTTTCTGAGTAAAATAAGCCGCAAGCCATTTACCGAACAAAGCCACAATAGATAAGGTTAGCGCAATTATAATAGCCATTGGACCACTAAGAATTACCCGAACATCTACTAGCATACCAACGCTTATCAAGAAAAAAGGAATAAAAAGAGAGTTCCCAATAAACTCAATACGGTTCATTAAGGCAGATGAATGAGGAATAAGCTTATTTAAGGCAAGTCCAGCCACAAATGCACCAATTATGGGTTCAACACCAGCAACTTCAGCTAAAAATGCAGCGAAGAATACAACTGCTAACACAAAAATATAGTGAGAATGTTTTTCACTCTCAAGTTTTTCAAAAAACCACTTGGCTATTTTTGGAATTACAAAAAACATAATGGCAGAAAATATGGCAAGAGAAATTCCAAGTCGAATCCAAAATTCCTGTGAAAGACCACCATTATGGGAACCAATTATAACAGCTAGAATAATAAGTACGGCCGTATCGGTTAGTATCGTCCCCCCTACTGTAATTGCAACTTCTTGTTTTTTTGAAATTCCAAGTTTACTAACTATCGGGTATGTTACTAAAGTGTGAGTTGCAAACATACTTGCTGTTAGAAAACTAGCATTAAAATCATACCCTAGAAGATAATAGCAGACTGGAAATCCAACCATCAATGGTATTGAAAAGGTGAACAACCCAAACAAAAGACTTTTATTACGATTAGCCTTAAACTCATTCATGTCAAGTTCAAGTCCGGCAATAAACATTATATAAAGTAACCCAATAGTAGAAAATAAATCCACTGCAGAATTTTTCTCTAAAAGATTAAATCCAAATGGCCCTATAATTACACCAGAAACAATGAGGCCAATAATACCAGGAATACTAAGTTTTCTCAAAAGTATAGGTGAAAGCAAAATAATGAGTAATACCAATGAAAAAATAAGCACCGGGTTACTTAATGGTAGTTCAAATTCATGTAGTAGGTGTTCCAAAAATACATCCATAGTTAGATAATTATCCCCTTAATAACAAGGTCAATTAGCAAATTAAATGCTAAAATTAATCGATTTTTTACAACTAAATGTTTACTCAAGAAGATCAAATGTTAAAATAAGGCCAATATCTTATCTCTATAACCTCCTAAATGCCATTCATTTCTTAATTTGCAGCACAAATCCAGTCATTTCATGAAATTATATCCTATAGAGTCCGGAAATTTCAAATTGGATGGCGGTGCAATGTTCGGTGTTGTTCCCAAAACTTTATGGAATCGCACCAATCCTGCCGATGCCAATAACCTAATTGACATTGCTGCTCGCTGTTTGTTGATTGAAATAGGTAATCGTCTTATACTCATTGATACAGGCATGGGTAATAAACAAGATGATAAATTTTTTGGTCATTACGCTCTTTGGGGAAATGACTCTATAGACGGTTCATTAGCACAACATGGATTTCATAGAAATGACATTACTGATGTTTTCATGACTCACCTCCATTTTGATCATTGTGGAGGAAGTATACAATGGAATAAGGATCGCACTTCATATGAACCCGCTTTCAAAAATGCTAGATTTTGGACAAATGAAAATCATTGGCAATGGGCTACAAATCCTAATGCAAGGGAAAAAGCATCCTTTTTAAAGGAAAATATACTTCCCATGCAAGAAAGTGGTCATTTACAATTCATAACATCACCACAAGCAGATTATTCCTATAATAATGACTTAGGTTTTAGTATTTTGTTTGTTGATGGACACACAGAGAAACAAATGATACCACATATCCAATATAAAGGAAAAACTTTGGTTTTCATGGCCGATTTACTTCCTACAGTTGGACACATTCCTCTTCCATATGTAATGGGATATGACACACGTCCTTTACTAACACTAGAAGAAAAAAAGAAATTCTTGGAAAAAGCAGCAGATGAAGGATATTACTTATTCCTAGAACATGACGCCCATAATCAAGTTTGTACTGTACAACATACAGAAAAAGGCGTTCGACTAAAAGAAATTTTTACCTTTAACGAACTTTTTAATTCATAATTATGTACTTAAGAAAACCCCTCTATGCTGTAGCATCAGCATTGGCTCTTTACGGATGTGGATCAACCTCTATTGTATCCACTCCGGTAGATCGTATTGATAATGTGCCACTAAAAGTGGCTGACCTAACTGATGATCAATTAAAAAATTGGTTTCATTCAGATCTTCTTACAGACACTATTCCTGGAATGAGTGTTGACAAGGCCTACACCCTTCTTAAAGGAAAAAAAGGTTCAAAAATTATTGTGGGTGTTATTGATTCTGGAATAGATATCAATCATGAAGATCTTAAAAATGTTATCTGGACAAATCCAAATGAAATTCCTGGCAATGGAATAGATGATGACAAAAATGGATATGTAGATGACATTCACGGGTGGAATTTCCTGGGTGATATCAATCATGAGACATTGGAAATGACCCGCATAGTTCGCGGTGGTGATACATCTAACCCAGATTATGCAAGTGCCAAGGCTGCTTTTGACGAAAAGTATAATGAAGCGATGAGCACCAAAACCCGTTATGAGCAACTATTGCAAATGTTACATCAATCTGATGCTGCTATTAAAAAAGAAACTGGTAAAGAAACCTATACAAAAGCTGAAGTTGAAGCTATTGAAGCTAAAGATGAGAGTATGCAGCAATTTAAAGGGTTCATTTTACAAATGTTCTCATATGCTGATAGTATTTCAGAAATTGAAAATGACCTTAAAGATGGTATCAAACACTTTGCAGGCCAACTTAATTACAATCTAAATCTAGAATACAATGGTCGTAAGATTTTAGGAGATAATGAGAATGATCTTAGTGATGCTCCTCATGGAAACAACAATGTAATAGGCCCAGATTTGGAGCAATCTTTACACGGTACTCACGTGGCAGGTATCATTGCAGCACAACGAAATAATGGTGTTGGTATGAATGGTGTAGCACACAATGTTGAGATTATGGCTTTAAGGGCTGTTCCTGATGGTGATGAATATGATAAAGATATTGCATTAGCTATACGCTACGCGGCTGATAATGGAGCAAAAGTTATCAATACTAGCTTTGGAAAAGACTACTCACCTCATTCTCAATGGGTACGTGATGCTATTATTTATGCCGCATCTAAAGATGTATTGATTATAAACGCCGCTGGAAATGATTCTAAGGATCTTGACAAAAACAATGTATTTCCTAATGACCAATTAAACAACGGACCAGAAATCGCTGATAACTTTGTAACTGTTGGGGCTTTAAATGTAAAGTATGGCCCTTCAATGGTTGCTCGATTTTCTAACTATGGAAAAATCAATGTTGACGTATTTGCTCCGGGTGTAAAAATTTGGGCTACTGCACCTAACAACGAATATCGATTCCTTCAGGGAACATCTATGGCCTCTCCTGCAGTGGCAGGTGTAGCAGCACTTATTCGTTCATACTATCCTAAGCTTACAGCTTCTCAAGTAAAAAAAGTACTTATTCAGTCAGGGCTAACTCCTAACACTAATGTAACTGTTGGAGATCCTCAGACAACTAAGCCTTTTGCTGAAATTTCAAAATCTGGGACTATTGTAAATGCTTACAATGCCCTAATTTTAGCAGAGCGCATGGCTAAAGGAAAATAAAATATACATTAACCTATTGCAGAAAGCCGCCTTGTGCGGTTTTCTGTTTTCTAACACCGCAACCACATGATAAAAAGGATCTTAACAAAGACATTATTCCTTTTAGGAGTAACCTCTTTGATTGCCCAAGGAAATCACTCCTACTGGCAGCAGCATGTAGATTATACCATGTCTATAGATATGGATGTTACTAATTACAAATACAATGGTAAACAGGTATTGGAATATACCAATAATTCTCCTGACGTACTTCATAAGGTATTTTATCATTTACACTTTAATGCCTTTCAGCCGGACAGTGAAATGGATGCGAGATTACAAACTATTCCAGATCCTGACAGACGAATGGCCGTCAATTTAGGTACTCGAGAAAATCCACAATATGAAAGCCGTATTTCTAAGCTTACCCCTTCAGAAATTGGATTTATTGAT harbors:
- a CDS encoding cation:proton antiporter, whose product is MDVFLEHLLHEFELPLSNPVLIFSLVLLIILLSPILLRKLSIPGIIGLIVSGVIIGPFGFNLLEKNSAVDLFSTIGLLYIMFIAGLELDMNEFKANRNKSLLFGLFTFSIPLMVGFPVCYYLLGYDFNASFLTASMFATHTLVTYPIVSKLGISKKQEVAITVGGTILTDTAVLIILAVIIGSHNGGLSQEFWIRLGISLAIFSAIMFFVIPKIAKWFFEKLESEKHSHYIFVLAVVFFAAFLAEVAGVEPIIGAFVAGLALNKLIPHSSALMNRIEFIGNSLFIPFFLISVGMLVDVRVILSGPMAIIIALTLSIVALFGKWLAAYFTQKVFKYSRTQRQIIFGLSSSHAAATLAVILVGYQAKILDENILNGTIILILITCIVASFATEKAAKKSVVETESGMDDFKEANKKDEQILLPIANTANMDKALEFAVLIKDKKSRNPLSILTVVPNNDAAEKNISKAKTKLENYIKTAAASETNAEVVATIDHNASSGIARTARELMADIVLLGWPQRKGFIEKLIGERIESILQLTEKTLFICDFERPLINHKQLFVVVPPLAELENGFRLWVSKVSRFSQELSLPIVYHCNEETQKAIVKCTKQLRINTVNQFCLFEDWEDFFILSKNLQQDDFFIIILARKGAISHLNVMENLPTKSEKYFPTHSKIVIYP
- a CDS encoding MBL fold metallo-hydrolase, which translates into the protein MKLYPIESGNFKLDGGAMFGVVPKTLWNRTNPADANNLIDIAARCLLIEIGNRLILIDTGMGNKQDDKFFGHYALWGNDSIDGSLAQHGFHRNDITDVFMTHLHFDHCGGSIQWNKDRTSYEPAFKNARFWTNENHWQWATNPNAREKASFLKENILPMQESGHLQFITSPQADYSYNNDLGFSILFVDGHTEKQMIPHIQYKGKTLVFMADLLPTVGHIPLPYVMGYDTRPLLTLEEKKKFLEKAADEGYYLFLEHDAHNQVCTVQHTEKGVRLKEIFTFNELFNS
- a CDS encoding S8 family peptidase; this translates as MYLRKPLYAVASALALYGCGSTSIVSTPVDRIDNVPLKVADLTDDQLKNWFHSDLLTDTIPGMSVDKAYTLLKGKKGSKIIVGVIDSGIDINHEDLKNVIWTNPNEIPGNGIDDDKNGYVDDIHGWNFLGDINHETLEMTRIVRGGDTSNPDYASAKAAFDEKYNEAMSTKTRYEQLLQMLHQSDAAIKKETGKETYTKAEVEAIEAKDESMQQFKGFILQMFSYADSISEIENDLKDGIKHFAGQLNYNLNLEYNGRKILGDNENDLSDAPHGNNNVIGPDLEQSLHGTHVAGIIAAQRNNGVGMNGVAHNVEIMALRAVPDGDEYDKDIALAIRYAADNGAKVINTSFGKDYSPHSQWVRDAIIYAASKDVLIINAAGNDSKDLDKNNVFPNDQLNNGPEIADNFVTVGALNVKYGPSMVARFSNYGKINVDVFAPGVKIWATAPNNEYRFLQGTSMASPAVAGVAALIRSYYPKLTASQVKKVLIQSGLTPNTNVTVGDPQTTKPFAEISKSGTIVNAYNALILAERMAKGK